One window of the Eucalyptus grandis isolate ANBG69807.140 chromosome 8, ASM1654582v1, whole genome shotgun sequence genome contains the following:
- the LOC104416145 gene encoding stearoyl-[acyl-carrier-protein] 9-desaturase, chloroplastic isoform X1 has product MTVQLSTCLTFQPMKSPSFNLSSIANPSQRSPKSMSSNLGSGSTSKENVKNPSVHRREARVQVTHSMPPEKIEIFKSMEDWAEKNVLVHLKPVENCWQPQDFLPDAASDGFEEQVRELRERAREIPDDYFVALVGSMITEEALPTYQTMLNTLDGVRDETGSSLTPWAIWTRAWTAEENRHGDLLNKYLYLSGRVDMKRIEKTIQYLIRAGMDPCTENSPYLCFIYTSFQERATSISHGNTGRLAKAHGEMKLAQICGTIASDEKRHETAYTKIMEKLFEIDPDGTVLALADMMRKRITMPAHLMYDGCDDNIFSHYSAVVQRLGVYSAKDYVDVLEFMVGRWKVECLTGLSAEGRRAQDYVCGLVRKIRRLEERASERAEEALTIPFSWISDRPVKL; this is encoded by the exons ATGACTGTCCAACTCAGTACATGTCTCACGTTTCAACCCATGAAGTCACCTTCCTTTAATTTGTCTTCGATCGCCAATCCCAGCCAAAGATCTCCCAAGTCCATGTCCTCCAATCTTGGCTCTGGCTCCACCTCCAA GGAGAACGTCAAGAACCCTTCTGTTCATCGCAGGGAGGCACGTGTTCAGGTAACCCACTCCATGCCACCCGAAAAGATCGAAATATTCAAATCCATGGAGGATTGGGCCGAGAAGAATGTATTGGTTCACTTGAAACCTGTCGAGAATTGTTGGCAACCACAAGACTTTCTGCCGGATGCAGCATCAGATGGATTTGAAGAACAAGTTAGGGAACTTAGGGAGAGGGCTAGGGAAATCCCTGATGACTACTTTGTTGCTTTGGTTGGAAGCATGATAACAGAAGAAGCCCTTCCTACTTATCAGACAATGCTTAATACTTTGGATGGAGTTAGAGACGAGACAGGTTCGAGCCTAACACCTTGGGCCATTTGGACAAGAGCATGGACTGCGGAGGAGAATAGACATGGTGACCTCCTGAACAAGTACTTGTACCTGTCTGGACGAGTGGACATGAAACGAATTGAGAAAACGATTCAGTATCTGATCAGGGCAGGGATG GATCCTTGTACGGAAAACAGTCCCTACCTCTGCTTCATATACAcatcatttcaagaaagagcAACGTCTATTTCTCATGGAAACACTGGCAGGCTTGCTAAGGCACATGGGGAAATGAAATTGGCTCAAATTTGTGGTACGATTGCATCAGATGAGAAGCGTCATGAAACAGCCTATacaaaaatcatggaaaagCTCTTCGAGATCGATCCAGATGGCACTGTCTTGGCACTTGCTGACATGATGAGAAAGAGAATCACTATGCCAGCTCATTTGATGTATGATGGTTGTGATGACAACATTTTCTCCCATTACTCGGCTGTTGTACAGAGGCTCGGTGTTTATTCGGCAAAAGACTATGTAGATGTCCTGGAGTTTATGGTGGGAAGGTGGAAGGTGGAGTGTCTGACTGGACTTTCAGCAGAGGGAAGAAGAGCCCAGGATTACGTGTGCGGTTTAGTACGAAAAATTAGAAGGCTGGAGGAGAGAGCTTCGGAAAGGGCCGAGGAAGCACTCACTATTCCCTTTAGCTGGATTTCTGATAGACCAGTGAAGCTTTAG
- the LOC104416145 gene encoding stearoyl-[acyl-carrier-protein] 9-desaturase, chloroplastic isoform X2 translates to MTVQLSTCLTFQPMKSPSFNLSSIANPSQRSPKSMSSNLGSGSTSKEARVQVTHSMPPEKIEIFKSMEDWAEKNVLVHLKPVENCWQPQDFLPDAASDGFEEQVRELRERAREIPDDYFVALVGSMITEEALPTYQTMLNTLDGVRDETGSSLTPWAIWTRAWTAEENRHGDLLNKYLYLSGRVDMKRIEKTIQYLIRAGMDPCTENSPYLCFIYTSFQERATSISHGNTGRLAKAHGEMKLAQICGTIASDEKRHETAYTKIMEKLFEIDPDGTVLALADMMRKRITMPAHLMYDGCDDNIFSHYSAVVQRLGVYSAKDYVDVLEFMVGRWKVECLTGLSAEGRRAQDYVCGLVRKIRRLEERASERAEEALTIPFSWISDRPVKL, encoded by the exons ATGACTGTCCAACTCAGTACATGTCTCACGTTTCAACCCATGAAGTCACCTTCCTTTAATTTGTCTTCGATCGCCAATCCCAGCCAAAGATCTCCCAAGTCCATGTCCTCCAATCTTGGCTCTGGCTCCACCTCCAA GGAGGCACGTGTTCAGGTAACCCACTCCATGCCACCCGAAAAGATCGAAATATTCAAATCCATGGAGGATTGGGCCGAGAAGAATGTATTGGTTCACTTGAAACCTGTCGAGAATTGTTGGCAACCACAAGACTTTCTGCCGGATGCAGCATCAGATGGATTTGAAGAACAAGTTAGGGAACTTAGGGAGAGGGCTAGGGAAATCCCTGATGACTACTTTGTTGCTTTGGTTGGAAGCATGATAACAGAAGAAGCCCTTCCTACTTATCAGACAATGCTTAATACTTTGGATGGAGTTAGAGACGAGACAGGTTCGAGCCTAACACCTTGGGCCATTTGGACAAGAGCATGGACTGCGGAGGAGAATAGACATGGTGACCTCCTGAACAAGTACTTGTACCTGTCTGGACGAGTGGACATGAAACGAATTGAGAAAACGATTCAGTATCTGATCAGGGCAGGGATG GATCCTTGTACGGAAAACAGTCCCTACCTCTGCTTCATATACAcatcatttcaagaaagagcAACGTCTATTTCTCATGGAAACACTGGCAGGCTTGCTAAGGCACATGGGGAAATGAAATTGGCTCAAATTTGTGGTACGATTGCATCAGATGAGAAGCGTCATGAAACAGCCTATacaaaaatcatggaaaagCTCTTCGAGATCGATCCAGATGGCACTGTCTTGGCACTTGCTGACATGATGAGAAAGAGAATCACTATGCCAGCTCATTTGATGTATGATGGTTGTGATGACAACATTTTCTCCCATTACTCGGCTGTTGTACAGAGGCTCGGTGTTTATTCGGCAAAAGACTATGTAGATGTCCTGGAGTTTATGGTGGGAAGGTGGAAGGTGGAGTGTCTGACTGGACTTTCAGCAGAGGGAAGAAGAGCCCAGGATTACGTGTGCGGTTTAGTACGAAAAATTAGAAGGCTGGAGGAGAGAGCTTCGGAAAGGGCCGAGGAAGCACTCACTATTCCCTTTAGCTGGATTTCTGATAGACCAGTGAAGCTTTAG